A single region of the Anaerohalosphaeraceae bacterium genome encodes:
- a CDS encoding HAD family hydrolase: protein MDSDIRRILYVSDLDGTLLRNDGTLSETSRRRLCELLEAGVNFTVASARTWSEIVPLLKGVPLRLPVIAVNGAFLSDFATGRALQVKAIEKNLAEAVYEEIRRTGLAPFICGYDGHSDKLYYQDLLNEQMRWFHGVLMEHSRARLCRVEPLEKVLSLQVVSFAVMGEDRLVERLARYLEEQYGPRLECFHFQNPYSNGHWWLTIHDAAACKSKAVAELARMYGFAMDNVVVFGDHINDIQMFRTAGRAVAVANAHESLKLYADEIIASNEEDAVVDYISRTLSLIP from the coding sequence GTGGATTCGGATATTCGCCGCATCCTGTATGTCTCAGACCTGGACGGCACGCTGCTGCGCAATGACGGAACACTTTCGGAAACCAGCCGCCGCCGGCTGTGCGAACTGCTGGAGGCGGGGGTAAACTTTACCGTCGCCAGCGCCCGCACCTGGAGCGAGATTGTGCCGCTGCTGAAAGGGGTGCCGCTGCGTCTGCCGGTGATTGCCGTCAACGGGGCGTTTTTGTCGGATTTTGCCACCGGCCGGGCTCTGCAGGTCAAAGCCATTGAAAAAAATCTGGCCGAAGCGGTGTATGAAGAAATTCGCCGAACCGGGCTGGCTCCGTTTATCTGCGGATATGACGGACATTCAGACAAATTGTATTATCAGGATCTTCTGAATGAACAGATGCGCTGGTTTCATGGGGTACTGATGGAGCACAGTCGGGCCCGCCTGTGCCGGGTGGAACCGCTGGAAAAGGTGCTTTCGCTTCAAGTAGTCTCGTTTGCGGTGATGGGGGAAGACCGGCTGGTCGAACGGCTGGCCCGGTATCTGGAGGAACAGTACGGCCCGCGGCTCGAATGCTTTCATTTTCAAAATCCCTACTCCAACGGTCATTGGTGGCTGACGATTCACGACGCCGCCGCCTGTAAATCCAAGGCCGTAGCAGAGCTGGCCCGAATGTACGGATTTGCGATGGACAATGTCGTGGTGTTCGGCGACCATATCAATGATATACAGATGTTCCGCACGGCCGGCCGGGCCGTCGCCGTGGCCAATGCACACGAATCCCTGAAACTTTATGCCGATGAAATCATCGCCTCCAACGAAGAAGATGCTGTTGTAGATTATATCAGTCGAACCCTTTCATTGATTCCATAA
- a CDS encoding TrkA family potassium uptake protein, whose translation MKRFAVIGLGRFGKKLAIALAMSGAEVIAIDREREIIEDIRDQVSHAVRLDSTDMEALRAQGVDKVDVAIVGMGERGRAFESAILTVVNLRQLGVPKIYARAADLTAGEVFSAVGATEVIYPEIETAQRWAYKLIAPHIDEKIDFAPGYSLARVKAADSFHGKTVRELQLRQRYNVNLVAIKRESGPHAEEEDSIINVPMPDTVIYAGDILMVAGTDRDLAKLPQE comes from the coding sequence ATGAAACGGTTTGCAGTCATCGGACTGGGACGGTTCGGGAAAAAACTGGCAATTGCTCTGGCCATGAGCGGAGCAGAGGTGATTGCCATCGACCGAGAGCGGGAGATTATCGAAGACATCCGCGATCAGGTCAGCCATGCCGTGCGTCTGGACAGCACAGATATGGAAGCCCTCCGCGCGCAGGGCGTAGACAAAGTCGATGTCGCCATTGTCGGAATGGGCGAGCGGGGCCGGGCTTTTGAATCAGCAATTCTGACGGTCGTCAACCTCCGGCAGCTGGGCGTTCCGAAGATTTATGCGCGGGCGGCGGACCTGACGGCCGGCGAGGTCTTCAGTGCGGTGGGAGCCACCGAGGTCATTTATCCGGAAATTGAAACGGCCCAGCGATGGGCATACAAGCTGATTGCCCCGCACATTGATGAAAAAATCGACTTTGCACCGGGCTACAGTCTGGCGCGAGTGAAAGCAGCTGACAGTTTCCACGGCAAGACCGTCCGCGAGCTCCAGCTTCGCCAGCGGTATAATGTCAATCTGGTGGCCATCAAACGCGAAAGCGGTCCGCACGCCGAAGAGGAGGACAGCATCATCAACGTCCCTATGCCCGATACCGTGATTTATGCCGGCGATATCCTGATGGTGGCCGGCACGGACAGAGACCTGGCCAAACTTCCGCAGGAATAA
- a CDS encoding potassium transporter TrkG yields the protein MKIHYKNAALERLVIAANGLAAASAAGTFVLLYGFDRVLLPTAVLYAAQFISLLIFLAEKAVRFANAESRREFLKYNWFEIPLLSILLLSVAGAGHWFSPDSSSLAILIAIDTYLVLQVIVKVCRTMVAVAATGKNPPRALAGLFVILIAAGSGLLMLPRSNNVEHLSFTDAVFTAASATCVTGLVVKDTGSDFTPMGQVIILTLIQLGGLGIVTFGAVMALILGQALSVQESAAMQDLLNTQTLSRIVRMIAFIFLTTLLIEAVGALVLYPMWKPMDGRFSTPEGRWFCSIFHSVSAFCNAGFSLFSDNLSGYRSSPQVYLVIAPLIVVGGLGFSVLYNLLTAAQDVLVRFFHRRMHPGLIFAARSPVRLQLQTKIVLTVSALLIVGGTGALLLFESCRPEGPYKGDILTAFFHSVSARTAGFNTVDIASLSEASRFILIVLMFIGGSPGSTAGGIKTVTFAVVVMIAWASFRKRRDVEMFRRSIRLLIVGRAVTVVFLFGLTLLTATLGLAITERHSHFAFLDLLFEAASALATVGLSTGITPSLTAAGKWIIIFTMLIGRLGPLTLLAGLTHEIKPAGFDYPSEPVVVG from the coding sequence ATGAAGATCCACTACAAAAATGCCGCTCTGGAGCGTCTTGTCATTGCTGCCAATGGTCTTGCGGCCGCTTCGGCAGCAGGAACTTTTGTTTTGCTCTATGGGTTTGACCGGGTGCTTTTGCCGACGGCTGTGCTCTATGCAGCCCAGTTTATCTCTCTGCTGATTTTTCTGGCCGAAAAAGCGGTTCGCTTTGCAAATGCGGAATCCCGCAGAGAGTTTTTGAAATACAACTGGTTTGAGATACCGCTTCTATCGATTCTACTGCTTTCCGTGGCCGGTGCAGGGCACTGGTTTTCTCCGGACAGTTCCAGTCTGGCCATTTTAATAGCCATTGATACCTATCTGGTGCTTCAGGTGATTGTCAAAGTGTGCCGGACAATGGTCGCTGTAGCAGCCACGGGCAAAAATCCTCCGCGCGCACTGGCCGGCTTGTTTGTCATTTTGATTGCGGCCGGTTCCGGTCTGCTGATGCTGCCTCGCTCGAACAATGTGGAACATTTATCGTTTACAGATGCCGTATTTACTGCCGCCAGTGCCACATGCGTAACCGGTCTGGTTGTCAAGGATACCGGTTCAGATTTTACACCGATGGGACAGGTCATTATTCTGACATTGATCCAGCTGGGCGGTCTGGGAATTGTCACCTTCGGGGCGGTGATGGCGCTGATTTTGGGGCAGGCGCTGAGTGTCCAGGAATCGGCGGCAATGCAGGACCTGCTGAATACCCAGACCCTCAGCCGCATTGTTCGGATGATTGCCTTTATCTTCCTGACCACCCTGCTGATTGAAGCCGTCGGGGCTCTGGTTCTCTATCCAATGTGGAAGCCGATGGACGGGCGCTTTTCCACGCCGGAGGGTCGATGGTTCTGCAGCATTTTCCATTCCGTCAGCGCTTTCTGCAATGCAGGGTTCAGTCTGTTCTCGGATAATCTGTCGGGTTACCGGTCGTCTCCGCAGGTTTATCTGGTGATTGCACCGCTGATTGTTGTGGGAGGGTTGGGATTCAGCGTGCTGTACAATCTGCTGACGGCAGCGCAGGACGTTCTGGTTCGATTCTTTCACAGACGAATGCATCCGGGCCTGATTTTTGCCGCCCGCTCACCGGTGCGGCTGCAGCTTCAGACCAAGATTGTACTGACTGTCAGTGCTTTGCTGATTGTCGGAGGGACGGGAGCATTGCTGCTGTTTGAATCCTGCCGGCCGGAAGGCCCCTATAAGGGCGACATCCTGACGGCCTTTTTTCATTCCGTTTCCGCCCGAACCGCCGGCTTCAATACGGTGGACATCGCCTCTCTTTCGGAGGCCTCTCGGTTTATCCTGATTGTGCTGATGTTTATCGGCGGCTCGCCCGGCTCCACGGCCGGCGGCATCAAGACCGTCACTTTTGCCGTCGTGGTGATGATTGCCTGGGCGTCGTTCCGCAAACGGCGGGATGTGGAGATGTTTCGCCGGTCGATTCGGCTTTTGATTGTAGGCCGTGCGGTAACTGTGGTTTTTCTGTTCGGGCTGACGCTGCTGACGGCAACGCTGGGGCTGGCAATTACCGAACGTCACAGCCATTTTGCCTTTCTGGATTTGCTGTTCGAGGCGGCCTCAGCCCTGGCGACCGTGGGGCTGAGCACGGGGATTACGCCGTCTTTGACAGCCGCCGGCAAATGGATTATCATATTCACGATGCTGATCGGGCGGCTGGGACCGCTGACGCTTCTGGCGGGGCTGACGCACGAAATCAAGCCGGCCGGCTTTGACTATCCGTCGGAGCCGGTTGTAGTAGGTTAA
- the recG gene encoding ATP-dependent DNA helicase RecG: MSESPGQKNSPTLLTPVQYLKGVGPARAEALAELGVHTAEDLLNYFPRDWRFAPEPTKIADLRKGQTVCVIGIVEQTDYQAHRKIPFFEVMLADETGVCRIVWFHGKYLINQIEPGQRLAAIGTVSEYKHQLQLTNPRFHILRADEPQDIEAFSGPVYPASAKLPSWQIKKIIQSSLDVLCEQLPEFYPQEFLKKNDFCGRAEAYRQIHRPENEAQVHQALRRLKYDELFLMQLGLAVRRHQMEHQCRAFPMVWTEEIDRRIRQRFPFLLTEDQETVIREIVQDMSRTVPMNRLLQGDVGSGKTVAALYAALLAVANRKQAAMMAPTEILARQHAESIERYLKGSRVRRALLVGGMPPAERARIADELRSGQIDIVVGTVALLEEDIAFADLGLAVIDEQHKFGVHQRAQLRKGAAPHCLVMTATPIPRTLAMTVFGDLDVSVIRHRPPGRGEVITRWVPPDKRREAMEFLRRQIQAGRQAYFVYPRIEGENGPEENGRRKAAAEEYHLLSKTVFPEFRAGLLHGQMPVEEKKQIMAEFRAGRIQILVSTVVIEVGVDVPNATLMVIENAERFGLAQLHQLRGRIGRGQNRSYCLLFSETDNPEARQRLEVLTRTCDGFEIAEEDLRLRGPGELFSTRQHGLPDLKIANIVEDFDLLTFARKNAFELIRQDPCLTRPEHAALRKALIERFGAALGLADIG; this comes from the coding sequence GTGAGTGAATCACCGGGGCAGAAAAATTCGCCGACTTTGTTAACGCCGGTTCAATACCTCAAGGGGGTCGGGCCGGCCCGGGCCGAAGCGCTGGCGGAACTGGGGGTCCATACAGCCGAGGACCTGCTGAATTATTTTCCGCGCGACTGGCGGTTTGCACCGGAGCCGACAAAAATCGCCGACCTCCGAAAGGGCCAAACCGTCTGCGTAATCGGGATTGTCGAGCAGACGGATTATCAGGCGCACCGGAAGATTCCGTTTTTTGAAGTGATGCTGGCGGACGAGACGGGGGTTTGCCGGATTGTGTGGTTTCACGGCAAATACCTGATCAACCAGATTGAGCCCGGTCAGCGTCTGGCGGCCATCGGGACGGTAAGCGAATACAAGCACCAGCTGCAGCTGACCAATCCGAGATTCCACATTCTGCGGGCGGATGAGCCGCAGGATATCGAGGCCTTCAGCGGTCCCGTGTATCCGGCCAGCGCCAAACTTCCTTCCTGGCAGATTAAGAAAATCATTCAATCCTCCCTCGACGTCCTCTGTGAACAGCTGCCGGAGTTTTATCCGCAGGAGTTTCTGAAAAAGAATGACTTCTGCGGACGGGCGGAGGCCTATCGGCAGATTCATCGGCCGGAAAACGAAGCACAGGTGCATCAGGCCCTGCGGCGGCTCAAATACGATGAGCTGTTTCTGATGCAGCTGGGACTGGCCGTTCGAAGACATCAGATGGAGCATCAGTGCCGCGCCTTTCCGATGGTCTGGACGGAGGAGATTGACCGGCGGATTCGGCAGCGGTTTCCGTTTCTTCTGACGGAAGATCAGGAGACGGTCATCCGGGAAATCGTGCAGGATATGAGCCGCACCGTTCCGATGAACCGGCTGCTGCAGGGGGATGTCGGCTCCGGCAAAACCGTTGCGGCCCTCTATGCGGCACTGCTGGCGGTCGCCAACCGCAAGCAGGCGGCAATGATGGCGCCGACGGAGATTCTGGCCCGGCAGCACGCCGAGAGTATCGAACGGTATCTGAAAGGCAGCCGGGTCCGACGAGCACTTCTGGTTGGGGGAATGCCGCCGGCGGAACGAGCCCGCATTGCCGACGAACTTCGAAGCGGACAGATTGACATCGTAGTGGGCACCGTCGCCCTGCTGGAGGAGGATATTGCGTTTGCGGATTTGGGGCTGGCGGTGATTGATGAGCAGCACAAGTTCGGTGTGCATCAGCGGGCGCAGCTGCGCAAAGGGGCTGCGCCGCATTGTCTGGTGATGACGGCCACCCCCATCCCCCGGACGCTGGCGATGACGGTCTTCGGCGATCTGGATGTGTCGGTGATTCGGCATCGTCCGCCCGGACGCGGGGAAGTGATTACGCGATGGGTGCCGCCGGACAAACGCCGCGAAGCGATGGAGTTTCTGCGCCGGCAGATTCAGGCGGGCCGGCAGGCCTATTTTGTGTATCCCCGCATCGAAGGTGAAAACGGCCCGGAGGAAAACGGCCGGCGAAAAGCCGCGGCGGAGGAATACCATCTTTTGTCCAAAACCGTTTTTCCGGAATTTCGGGCGGGGCTTCTTCACGGACAAATGCCGGTTGAAGAAAAAAAGCAGATTATGGCGGAGTTTCGGGCGGGACGGATTCAGATTCTGGTCAGCACGGTGGTGATTGAAGTGGGTGTGGATGTGCCGAATGCAACGCTGATGGTGATTGAGAATGCCGAGCGGTTCGGGCTGGCCCAGCTGCATCAGCTGCGCGGCCGAATCGGACGCGGGCAGAACCGCTCGTATTGTCTGCTGTTTTCCGAAACGGACAATCCGGAGGCCCGGCAGCGTCTGGAGGTGCTGACGCGTACCTGCGACGGCTTTGAGATAGCCGAGGAAGACCTGCGTCTTCGAGGGCCGGGCGAATTGTTCAGTACCCGCCAGCACGGCCTGCCGGATTTGAAAATTGCCAATATTGTCGAGGATTTTGACCTGCTGACGTTTGCCCGCAAGAATGCCTTTGAACTGATTCGACAAGACCCCTGTCTGACTCGACCGGAGCATGCGGCCTTGCGCAAAGCCCTGATTGAACGGTTTGGAGCAGCACTGGGGCTGGCGGATATCGGCTGA
- a CDS encoding protein-L-isoaspartate(D-aspartate) O-methyltransferase — translation MVSFQESERFAEQRRQMIEQDLKGRDITDLRVLEVMGRLPREWFVKPEYAAQAYADYPLAIGLGQTISQPYIVALMTQCLRLKGEETVLEIGTGSGYQTAVLALLCRKVYTIERFSELSARAQAVLARLGIENVEFFVGDGSAGWPDEKMRFERILLTAAIPSVPKPLEKQLAEGGLLVAPVGESWTQTLTVYRKEKGILHPSSVCGCRFVKLIGQYGFCEP, via the coding sequence ATGGTCAGTTTTCAGGAAAGCGAGCGGTTCGCCGAACAGCGGCGTCAGATGATTGAGCAGGACCTGAAAGGTCGGGATATCACCGACCTGCGGGTGCTGGAGGTAATGGGCCGTCTGCCGCGGGAGTGGTTTGTCAAGCCGGAGTATGCCGCGCAGGCGTATGCGGATTACCCGCTGGCCATCGGGCTGGGGCAGACCATCAGCCAGCCGTATATCGTGGCCCTGATGACGCAGTGTCTTCGGCTCAAAGGCGAAGAGACCGTGCTGGAAATCGGCACCGGTTCGGGCTATCAGACGGCCGTGCTGGCGCTGCTGTGCAGGAAGGTCTATACCATCGAGCGGTTCAGCGAGCTGTCGGCGCGGGCGCAGGCGGTCCTGGCCCGCCTGGGAATCGAAAATGTAGAGTTCTTTGTCGGAGACGGCAGCGCGGGCTGGCCGGATGAGAAGATGCGATTTGAGCGAATTCTCCTAACGGCGGCCATACCGTCGGTGCCGAAACCGCTGGAAAAGCAGCTGGCCGAAGGCGGGCTTCTGGTTGCACCGGTAGGAGAATCCTGGACCCAGACCCTGACGGTTTATCGGAAAGAAAAAGGCATCCTGCATCCTTCAAGCGTCTGCGGGTGCCGGTTTGTCAAACTCATCGGGCAGTACGGCTTTTGCGAACCCTGA
- a CDS encoding type II secretion system protein: MKTRRAFTLIELLVVIAIIGLLLAIVLPALKAAKLQAEGTICLTHVNGLSKAWTVYAYENNNRIVGSMVGSIRDPFFCWVASPQRQDGTTVAPENSTAEDEIRGIEKGLLFPYSEGAEIYHCPSDKRHLHPPTTVNGTGVGGYRSYSLAAGVGPNSSSEIQWQGYYPHLKTSTIKSPGDKYILVEEVDGRGMNVNSWVIKPQTPNTWIDPISIAHLGRSILGFADGHGEKHRWVDKSTLKMAKEQRVNFNEIPAGEGTDLAYMIRNFPFERFYP, translated from the coding sequence ATGAAAACCCGAAGGGCTTTTACGCTGATTGAGCTGCTGGTGGTTATTGCGATTATCGGTTTGCTGCTGGCGATTGTCCTGCCGGCACTGAAGGCGGCCAAACTTCAGGCGGAAGGGACAATTTGCCTGACCCACGTCAACGGCCTGTCCAAGGCCTGGACGGTCTATGCCTACGAGAACAACAATCGCATCGTCGGTTCCATGGTCGGCTCCATCCGGGACCCCTTCTTTTGCTGGGTGGCCTCCCCGCAGCGGCAGGACGGCACAACCGTCGCACCGGAAAACTCCACGGCCGAGGATGAGATACGGGGTATCGAAAAGGGCCTGCTCTTTCCCTATTCCGAAGGGGCTGAAATCTATCACTGCCCGTCCGACAAGCGGCACCTGCATCCCCCGACGACGGTCAACGGCACCGGTGTCGGCGGATACCGCAGCTATTCCCTCGCCGCAGGCGTGGGCCCCAACTCCTCCTCAGAAATCCAGTGGCAGGGCTATTACCCCCACCTGAAGACCTCCACCATCAAATCGCCCGGAGACAAATACATCCTCGTGGAGGAAGTGGACGGCCGCGGGATGAATGTCAATTCCTGGGTCATCAAGCCCCAGACGCCCAATACCTGGATCGACCCGATTTCGATTGCCCACCTGGGCCGGAGCATCCTCGGGTTTGCCGACGGACACGGAGAAAAACACCGCTGGGTGGACAAATCCACCCTCAAAATGGCCAAAGAACAGCGGGTCAATTTCAATGAGATTCCGGCCGGCGAAGGGACGGATTTGGCCTATATGATTCGCAACTTCCCCTTCGAGCGGTTCTATCCATAA
- a CDS encoding Gfo/Idh/MocA family oxidoreductase, with the protein MKRREFLAAAGMTTAAALVRPSSLFGAAAPTPRKKRLVLVGTGVRGISLWGKSLVENHSDRLEFVGLCDINPGRVAYAKTYIGVDCPTFTDFEQMMDQTKPDTVIVTTVDGTHHEFIVKGLEMGAEVITEKPMTIDEDKCRKILQAEKRTKRKVHVGFNYRYGTHFTKIKEVLAAGKIGRLTSVDFHWYLNTDHGASYFRRWHGLRRCSGTLLLHKATHHFDLLNWWIDSDPIEVHAFGALDHYGRNNPFRHTHCRTCPHKDKCKFYWDITKDQHLMNLYVANEKYDGYLRDACLWRPEIDIFDKMAVQIKYANGVQVSYSLTTYSPFEGWQIAFNGFEGRLDSWDGIPWEKGLQMPSQEELHALEMKQDLQEDPTQFNSIMVSHNFGPVEQVKVPKMYGGHGGGDARLRERLFVSPNAPDPLGHSAGSRDGAMSILIGIAARKSIDTGKPVKIKDLTDLEPQVKRIQAV; encoded by the coding sequence ATGAAGCGAAGAGAATTTCTGGCGGCGGCTGGAATGACGACAGCGGCCGCCCTGGTCCGCCCTTCTTCCCTCTTCGGAGCTGCTGCTCCGACGCCTCGCAAAAAACGTCTGGTTCTGGTTGGAACCGGTGTACGAGGAATCTCGCTCTGGGGCAAATCGCTGGTCGAAAATCACAGCGACCGGCTGGAGTTTGTAGGGTTGTGCGACATCAATCCCGGGCGCGTAGCTTACGCCAAAACATACATCGGCGTCGATTGCCCCACCTTCACCGATTTTGAGCAGATGATGGACCAGACCAAGCCGGATACCGTGATTGTCACCACCGTGGACGGCACCCATCACGAGTTTATCGTCAAAGGCCTTGAAATGGGGGCGGAAGTCATCACGGAAAAGCCGATGACTATCGATGAGGACAAATGCCGCAAAATCCTCCAGGCGGAAAAACGAACCAAACGCAAAGTGCACGTCGGCTTCAATTACCGCTACGGAACACACTTTACAAAAATCAAGGAAGTTCTGGCAGCAGGCAAAATCGGCCGACTGACCTCCGTGGATTTCCACTGGTACCTGAACACCGACCACGGCGCGTCGTATTTCCGCCGCTGGCACGGCCTGCGCCGGTGCAGCGGAACCCTGCTTTTGCACAAGGCCACACATCATTTTGACCTGCTGAACTGGTGGATTGATTCAGACCCCATCGAAGTCCACGCCTTCGGGGCGCTGGACCATTACGGCCGCAACAACCCCTTCCGGCACACGCACTGTCGAACCTGCCCGCACAAGGACAAGTGCAAGTTTTACTGGGACATCACCAAAGACCAACACCTGATGAATCTCTACGTGGCCAATGAGAAATACGACGGCTATCTGCGGGATGCATGTCTGTGGCGTCCGGAAATTGACATCTTCGACAAAATGGCCGTGCAGATCAAATACGCCAACGGCGTGCAGGTGAGCTATTCGCTGACCACGTACTCGCCGTTTGAAGGCTGGCAGATTGCCTTTAACGGATTCGAAGGCCGGCTGGACAGCTGGGACGGAATTCCCTGGGAGAAGGGTCTGCAGATGCCCAGCCAGGAAGAGCTGCATGCGCTGGAGATGAAGCAGGACCTCCAGGAGGACCCAACCCAGTTTAATTCAATTATGGTTTCCCATAATTTCGGACCGGTGGAGCAAGTCAAAGTGCCCAAGATGTACGGCGGACACGGCGGCGGGGATGCACGCCTGCGCGAGCGGCTGTTTGTATCCCCGAATGCCCCGGACCCGCTGGGGCATTCGGCGGGCAGCCGGGACGGAGCGATGTCAATTCTGATTGGAATCGCCGCCCGAAAGAGCATCGACACCGGCAAGCCCGTGAAAATCAAAGACCTAACGGACTTGGAGCCGCAGGTCAAACGCATCCAGGCCGTCTAA